Genomic segment of Oscillatoria salina IIICB1:
CTGGTATCCTTAGCTAGTTGTTGGGAAACTTGATAAGCACCAAAACGATTGAGATGGCTGGGATCGGAGAATAATTCGTATTGAGTAGACCAACGCTGAGCGTAGTCAAGGAAAATTAAACCACGATCGCTGGCTTCTGCGAGCATATGAGTGCGAAATTTTTCTTCGTACTTGGTTCTTACTGGGTCAAGATATTCGTTAGTTAAAGGTGTATTGACGAAAACTAGCTGGATTGAGTGAGTTTGGAGAAAAGTGAGGAGTTCATTGAGAGCGGTATATTGTTGACCATCTAAGCCAAAAGAATCATAATCGCGATCGTGAGCGCCAGTAACTCTGGGATGATTTTGATAGTATCTCTCAGGATCGAAACGAACCGATAGAGGTAGGAAACCATCATAATCAATCGAGACCAATTCTGATTCGGAGTTAGTAATTGCTAAATTCAGATCGGTGTAAGGATTAAGGAAAGGTAATTTTACGCTGTCGAGTAAGTCTTGTCGTAACCAAGTTTTAAGGAGTTCGCGTTGAGGGTAGAGGGAAGATAATTTTCCCAACGAGCGATTGACGATCGCTTCACGATCTTGAATAGTAGTAGCGAGAAAGTTTTGTGAAGGACGCGTCAGTTGGTTGTTAGACTTGAGAGCAGTCAAATCTTCGCCATGCAATTTTTGATAAGCAGCAGAAGTTGCGATCGCTTCGTAGGTGCGATCTTCTCTGGAACTATTAAATGCTCTCGCACCATCAGCCCAAATTACTAGTTTTGGTAGTTGTTTTGGGGTCAAAACTCGGCGCAGTAATAAGTCTACAACTTGTGCAGTTGCACCATTAATACCAAAGTTAAATACTTCGATGTTTGAGTAGCCTTCGGCGGCTAAAGCTGTTTCTAATGCTTTAGGATCGACTCCTCGCATAGCGCGAGAACTACCGACAATGAGAACATCCGGAGGACCTTCTTGAGCTACTCGTTGTTGATAAAGCGCTAATTTTTCGTCTACCAATCGATTGTTAAAAGAAGGAATATCCGATCGCGCTGCGGCTAAAATTGCTGCGGTTTTACCATTATTTCTCGAATCTAACAATGAGTTATTATCTTGCCAAAATTCGATTTTACTTTCTCCGGGACGAGTAAAACCACGAGCATCGAAATCAGTTTCTTCTTGTTGAGATAGGGACGAGGTTTCGGGAATATATAGTTCAGGTAAGGAGTTTTCCGCCGCCGTATTTAGCTCAGAGGAAACTGTAATTGATTCAAGGCTATTACCGACTAACCAATCAACGCTAGCTGCCAGTAACAATCCCAGAATAGCCCAGACTAAAGTTAATTTTAGTGATGGTCGTGCCGTAAAACTAGTTTGGAGATCGCGATCGAGATTGCTTTGGGAAAGAGAACGAACGAATAAACCCGAACGACATAACCAATTGCTTAACGTTTGATTGACTTGTTCATACCAAAGGAGGCGAAAGCGATCGCGTTTTTGTGTTGGTGTTGCTTCTGGTGTAAATGTAGCTACACCAGCAGAAACTTTAGTTTTGGTACTATTGACTTCAGGAGGAACAGATTGAACTTCTTTCGCCGAGACAGCAGGTTGGCGTTTGCGACTGAGAAAATCAACTCCGTAACTCCATAAAGGAGAAGATTGACCAGATCTGCGTCCGTAAATTCGTAAACCAGCCAAACCAGGAATTGCTAATTGGCGAAATAAATTTTCTACCTTTTTGATTACTTCTGCTTTTGGCGGACAG
This window contains:
- a CDS encoding DUF1574 family protein; its protein translation is MSIRIRLRVRTRGNNLHILCEGSQCPPAVQVVPRLVEVFKSSQGSDILQSLTGEILIHRVIIYGKAVAEKRPEWIEPIVLARLRSKSSGFPEGENEQKLPGNHDREEKTTITNYESLARLGDKNAIAIYLSESLSQWGVSVKSLVQKLPDGGASQRLWLVCNCPWSLDPHLFAEPIVKRLRDLDLVGFREAVIRSQVDGEAAPDWVLLVDLTRKQDLLADWAKWGDLEAITRLLNLSLAALDIEVRANVKDSTLHLFCRWVSRNSGIAPDKHLILTHIAPILEDLAPQGITSYTVYGVKNPHLHSTNSEDTLVWIDWLKFNNHRGETSIFDLARQENREALSFLLQKLLNPDLDYRLATGGVRTKLCRKQDLLHVMTEAVICPPKAEVIKKVENLFRQLAIPGLAGLRIYGRRSGQSSPLWSYGVDFLSRKRQPAVSAKEVQSVPPEVNSTKTKVSAGVATFTPEATPTQKRDRFRLLWYEQVNQTLSNWLCRSGLFVRSLSQSNLDRDLQTSFTARPSLKLTLVWAILGLLLAASVDWLVGNSLESITVSSELNTAAENSLPELYIPETSSLSQQEETDFDARGFTRPGESKIEFWQDNNSLLDSRNNGKTAAILAAARSDIPSFNNRLVDEKLALYQQRVAQEGPPDVLIVGSSRAMRGVDPKALETALAAEGYSNIEVFNFGINGATAQVVDLLLRRVLTPKQLPKLVIWADGARAFNSSREDRTYEAIATSAAYQKLHGEDLTALKSNNQLTRPSQNFLATTIQDREAIVNRSLGKLSSLYPQRELLKTWLRQDLLDSVKLPFLNPYTDLNLAITNSESELVSIDYDGFLPLSVRFDPERYYQNHPRVTGAHDRDYDSFGLDGQQYTALNELLTFLQTHSIQLVFVNTPLTNEYLDPVRTKYEEKFRTHMLAEASDRGLIFLDYAQRWSTQYELFSDPSHLNRFGAYQVSQQLAKDTRIPWFK